One Thalassotalea atypica DNA window includes the following coding sequences:
- a CDS encoding efflux RND transporter periplasmic adaptor subunit translates to MKNFTSVSVAKSLTKIYLITGLFIGVAAFSAMSHAAENKPDNAQLVSIEYAKSEQVNPTMWLPGNVISRKNSPLSAEQTGQLLWVEEVGTEVEKGQVLAKIDNRHLKLQFARQQAQLKQHHADVEYLTKQKARMSKLNQMNNTALSELERITKDLAIAESEVVALEMEMNLTELAIEKTQIVAPFAGSISQRFVNEGELITVGRPLVNLVDTHHLDIKISAPLSIAPYLKADSKVLVKWQDNLVELPIRTWSQAGEQSSRTFDVRLSADGLALLSGSAVTVSLPKQETKISTMVPRDAIVLREKETFVLIVDENDLAQKVNVLVGQGIGKWVAISGLLDAGDEVIIRGGERLQSGQKIRRDEKSTAVALLQ, encoded by the coding sequence ATGAAAAACTTTACATCGGTTTCAGTGGCAAAATCATTAACCAAAATTTATTTAATTACAGGTCTGTTCATTGGAGTTGCAGCTTTTAGTGCAATGAGTCATGCAGCAGAAAATAAACCAGATAATGCCCAATTAGTCAGTATTGAATATGCTAAAAGTGAACAAGTGAACCCGACTATGTGGCTGCCTGGGAATGTTATTAGTCGAAAAAATTCACCACTGTCGGCAGAGCAAACTGGTCAGCTATTATGGGTAGAAGAGGTCGGTACCGAGGTTGAAAAAGGGCAGGTATTAGCCAAAATTGACAACAGACATTTGAAATTACAGTTTGCTCGTCAACAAGCACAGCTCAAACAACACCATGCTGATGTGGAATATTTAACGAAACAAAAAGCAAGAATGTCGAAACTAAATCAGATGAACAATACAGCATTGAGTGAGTTAGAGCGGATCACAAAAGACTTGGCCATTGCTGAAAGCGAAGTTGTGGCACTCGAAATGGAAATGAACTTGACGGAATTGGCGATTGAAAAAACACAAATAGTAGCCCCTTTTGCGGGAAGTATAAGCCAACGCTTTGTTAATGAAGGAGAGCTGATCACCGTGGGTCGTCCTCTAGTTAACTTAGTTGATACACATCATCTTGATATTAAAATTTCTGCGCCGCTGAGTATCGCGCCTTATTTAAAAGCAGACAGTAAGGTACTGGTTAAGTGGCAAGATAATTTGGTGGAGTTGCCAATTCGCACATGGAGCCAAGCCGGGGAACAATCTTCACGAACCTTTGATGTGCGACTGTCTGCCGATGGTCTAGCTTTGCTTTCCGGTTCTGCGGTAACAGTTTCTTTACCTAAACAAGAAACAAAAATTTCAACGATGGTGCCACGTGATGCGATAGTACTGCGCGAAAAGGAAACTTTTGTGCTAATTGTTGATGAAAACGATTTGGCACAGAAAGTAAACGTCCTTGTTGGGCAAGGGATAGGTAAATGGGTCGCTATATCTGGTCTGCTCGATGCAGGAGATGAGGTCATTATTCGTGGCGGTGAGCGCTTACAATCAGGTCAAAAAATCCGTCGAGATGAAAAATCGACAGCCGTCGCATTGCTTCAATAA